A DNA window from Aquarana catesbeiana isolate 2022-GZ linkage group LG01, ASM4218655v1, whole genome shotgun sequence contains the following coding sequences:
- the LOC141125054 gene encoding uncharacterized protein isoform X1, protein MNPLFKDPEFLTSFISKYREMRNLWEVKHPQYYAKHVRKSTLERLLAFVQATIPEATMETLLKKIGGLRNMYKREHKKIQESRRSGASADDVYVPRLWYYNQLRFLDDQNEARPSLSTLPSTLPSTLPSTPAEADEEQAGSSILDEPDMTIWSQDESIQEECGESGRQEETRPMDSLEEAGFTIILEEAGPSVRQEVAAPSEVAAPSEVAAPSEVAAPSEVAGPSEVAGPSRSLTESQVPPLHLPKKRARKGMVTQDASLRLMQEATRFLKSPPEAEESYGCYLASRLLQMDWEQRLICERLFGETIHKGLQGTLTQNTQLHEAAPPPPPPPPPPPPPPPPATTETPEPQPQKKATGKAAGQRGGKAAGKRRK, encoded by the exons atgaatcccctatttaaggatccagagttccttacatcttttatttccaaatatcgagagatgaggaatttgtgggaggtgaaacaccctcagtattatgctaagcatgtgaggaagtcaacgctggagagacttctggcctttgtccaggcgaccatcccggaagcaacaatggagacattgctcaagaaaattgggggcttgaggaacatgtataagagggagcataagaagatccaggaatcaaggagatcaggagcatcagcagatgatgtttatgtacccaggctgtggtactacaatcaactccgttttctggatgaccagaatgaagccaggccatcactttcaacccttccctccacccttccctccacccttccctccaccccagcagaggctgatgaggagcaagctgggtcttccatcctggatgaaccagatatgaccatctggagtcag gatgagtccatccaggaggaatgtggggaaagtggaaggcaggaggagaccaggcccatggacagcctggaggaggccggattcaccatcatcctggaggaggctgggcccagtgtcaggcaggaggtggctgctcccagtgaggtggctgctcccagtgaggtggctgctcccagtgaggtggctgctcccagtgaggtggctgggccaagcgaggtggctgggcccagtagaagcctgaccgaatcccaagtgcctcccctccaccttcccaaaaaaagggccaggaaggggatggtcacacaggacgcatccctgcgcctcatgcaagaggccacccgttttttaaaaagcccccccgaagcggaagaatcctatggctgctacttagccagcaggcttcttcagatggattgggagcagcgcctcatttgtgagcgcctatttggggaaacaatccataaggggctgcagggcacgctaacacaaaacacccaactacatgaggcagccccccctcctcctcctcctcctcctcctcctcctcctcctcctcctcctgccacaactgaaacaccagagccacagcctcaaaagaaggctacagggaaggctgcagggcagcgtggaggaaaggctgcagggaagagaagaaaatga
- the LOC141125054 gene encoding uncharacterized protein isoform X2, whose translation MNPLFKDPEFLTSFISKYREMRNLWEVKHPQYYAKHVRKSTLERLLAFVQATIPEATMETLLKKIGGLRNMYKREHKKIQESRRSGASADDVYVPRLWYYNQLRFLDDQNEARPSLSTLPSTLPSTLPSTPAEADEEQAGSSILDEPDMTIWSQDESIQEECGESGRQEETRPMDSLEEAGFTIILEEAGPSVRQEVAAPSEVAAPSEVAGPSRSLTESQVPPLHLPKKRARKGMVTQDASLRLMQEATRFLKSPPEAEESYGCYLASRLLQMDWEQRLICERLFGETIHKGLQGTLTQNTQLHEAAPPPPPPPPPPPPPPPPATTETPEPQPQKKATGKAAGQRGGKAAGKRRK comes from the exons atgaatcccctatttaaggatccagagttccttacatcttttatttccaaatatcgagagatgaggaatttgtgggaggtgaaacaccctcagtattatgctaagcatgtgaggaagtcaacgctggagagacttctggcctttgtccaggcgaccatcccggaagcaacaatggagacattgctcaagaaaattgggggcttgaggaacatgtataagagggagcataagaagatccaggaatcaaggagatcaggagcatcagcagatgatgtttatgtacccaggctgtggtactacaatcaactccgttttctggatgaccagaatgaagccaggccatcactttcaacccttccctccacccttccctccacccttccctccaccccagcagaggctgatgaggagcaagctgggtcttccatcctggatgaaccagatatgaccatctggagtcag gatgagtccatccaggaggaatgtggggaaagtggaaggcaggaggagaccaggcccatggacagcctggaggaggccggattcaccatcatcctggaggaggctgggcccagtgtcaggcaggaggtggctgctcccagtgaggtggctgctcccagtgag gtggctgggcccagtagaagcctgaccgaatcccaagtgcctcccctccaccttcccaaaaaaagggccaggaaggggatggtcacacaggacgcatccctgcgcctcatgcaagaggccacccgttttttaaaaagcccccccgaagcggaagaatcctatggctgctacttagccagcaggcttcttcagatggattgggagcagcgcctcatttgtgagcgcctatttggggaaacaatccataaggggctgcagggcacgctaacacaaaacacccaactacatgaggcagccccccctcctcctcctcctcctcctcctcctcctcctcctcctcctcctgccacaactgaaacaccagagccacagcctcaaaagaaggctacagggaaggctgcagggcagcgtggaggaaaggctgcagggaagagaagaaaatga